Proteins encoded in a region of the Prunus persica cultivar Lovell chromosome G4, Prunus_persica_NCBIv2, whole genome shotgun sequence genome:
- the LOC18779514 gene encoding carboxy-terminal domain RNA polymerase II polypeptide A small phosphatase 1, producing MVSKIVKKSANRRRTRGKSSAKKAAAAASSAVLSSIFTCQRRLIKLFTKLARIGTPNRHKGFKILKKSQIHEPESGSEDPIQRNLFFDTPLPPLVSAEKQTVFLDLDETLVHSQAEPPPEKYDFVIRPNIDGVAMNFYVLKRPGVDELLENLAEKYELVVFTAGLREYASLVLDRLDRNRVISHRLYRDACKEVDGKLVKDLSGLGRDLSRAVIVDDNPNSYSLQPENAVPVRPFVDDMADQELGKLMEFFDGLNCDDMRDAVKQFVAAAGSGGGAKVDEAV from the coding sequence ATGGTGTCCAAGATTGTGAAGAAGAGCGCCAACAGGCGGCGCACCCGCGGCAAGTCCTCGGCCAAAAAGGCCGCAGCCGCGGCCTCCTCGGCTGTGCTCTCCTCGATCTTCACTTGCCAGCGCCGCCTCATCAAGCTCTTCACCAAGCTAGCGCGAATAGGGACCCCCAACCGCCACAAAGGCTTCAAGATCCTCAAGAAATCCCAAATCCACGAGCCCGAATCCGGATCCGAAGACCCGATCCAACGCAATCTTTTCTTCGACACCCCGCTCCCACCGCTGGTCTCAGCGGAGAAGCAGACCGTGTTTCTTGATCTCGATGAGACGCTGGTTCACTCCCAGGCCGAGCCGCCGCCGGAGAAGTACGATTTCGTCATACGGCCGAATATCGACGGCGTAGCCATGAATTTCTACGTGCTGAAGCGGCCTGGTGTGGACGAGTTGTTGGAGAATCTTGCAGAGAAGTACGAGTTGGTAGTGTTCACGGCCGGGTTGAGAGAGTACGCGTCGCTGGTGCTGGACCGGTTGGACCGGAACCGGGTCATTTCGCACCGGCTCTACAGGGACGCGTGTAAAGAAGTGGATGGGAAGTTGGTGAAGGACTTGTCCGGGTTAGGGAGGGACTTGAGCCGGGCGGTGATTGTGGATGATAATCCAAATTCGTATTCTTTACAACCGGAGAACGCCGTTCCAGTCCGACCGTTTGTGGATGACATGGCAGACCAGGAGCTGGGGAAGTTGATGGAGTTCTTTGATGGGTTGAATTGTGATGATATGAGGGATGCTGTGAAGCAGTTTGTTGCGGCTGCTGGCAGCGGCGGCGGAGCCAAAGTTGATGAAGCAGTGTGA
- the LOC18778426 gene encoding uncharacterized protein LOC18778426, whose amino-acid sequence MEGPHKLDSEVEAEALASRVSDFSLQEDTLHPNFQSPPNDGVENHREQKHNDDQIMTESRECDSELHEKENGEPRKYFYYDAPLSEETGVWIPVSVPPMWETEHEEWAKGFYSNGGYFPDGDMGWGQYIGEEKELTMWDVMVEMLLAARGKVSSIASADIYGCKLSWISDNLLDQAWKEMAQTLTDANFANVRELIEAEPPKWLADSSASACMLCGVHFHPIMCSRHHCRFCGGIFCGDCSKGRSLMPAKFRVADPQRVCDVCCVRLDSVQPYLMDQVSHAAQMPTQDLTDLSTLRSWVNIPWGQSMEYEIYKAANAIRVYKKVCSLKPEKSIPDAILRQAKGLAIITAVKVGVMVTYNIGTGVVIARREDGSWSPPSAVSTFGIGWGAQAGGELTDFIIILRTTEAVKTFSGNVHLSVGAGLSAAVGVVGRAVEADVRAGDGGYAACYTYSCSKGAFVGCSLEGSIVTTRTKVNSRFYGSQSITASDVLLGSLPKPPAAATLYRALADLYQKIEG is encoded by the exons ATGGAGGGGCCCCATAAACTCGATTCTGAGGTTGAGGCCGAGGCTTTGGCTTCTAGGGTTTCGGATTTCTCGCTTCAGGAAGACACCCTCCACCCCAATTTCCAATCTCCGCCG AATGATGGAGTTGAAAATCATAGAGAGCAGAAGCATAATGATGACCAAATAATGACAGAATCTAGAGAATGTGACTCTGAGTTACATGAGAAGGAAAATGGGGAGCCAAGAAAATACTTTTATTATGATGCTCCACTTTCTGAAGAAACTGGGGTTTGGATACCCGTTTCGGTTCCGCCTATGTGGGAAACTGAGCATGAAGAGTGGGCCAAAGGTTTCTACTCAAATGGGGGATACTTTCCTGATGGTGACATGGGTTGGGGCCAGTATATTGGGGAAGAGAAGGAGCTGACTATGTGGGATGTGATGGTAGAAATGCTGCTTGCAGCCCGTGGGAAAGTAAGTTCAATTGCTTCAGCTGATATATATGGATGCAAACTTTCATGGATATCGGATAATCTCCTTGACCAGGCTTGGAAAGAAATGGCCCAAACACTCACAGATGCAAACTTTGCTAATGTAAGAGAACTTATCGAAGCAGAGCCACCAAAATGGTTGGCTGACAGTTCTGCATCTGCTTGTATGCTCTGTGGCGTGCATTTTCATCCCATCATGTGTTCTAGGCATCATTGTCGGTTTTGTGGAGGAATATTTTGTGGTGACTGCTCTAAGGGAAGGAGTTTGATGCCAGCAAAGTTCCGTGTTGCGGATCCCCAACGAGTCTGTGATGTATGCTGTGTACGACTTGACTCGGTCCAGCCATACTTAATGGACCAAGTAAGCCATGCAGCCCAGATGCCAACCCAGGATCTTACAGACCTTAGTACTTTGCGGTCGTGGGTTAATATTCCTTGGGGACAATCCATGGAGTATGAGATATATAAGGCGGCAAATGCAATTCGTGTTTATAAGAAG GTATGCTCCCTAAAACCTGAGAAGTCAATTCCGGATGCCATTCTAAGACAAGCAAAAGGCCTTGCAATAATCACTGCTGTGAAAGTTGGAGTTATGGTTACCTACAATATAGGTACTGGAGTCGTGATTGCTCGTAGAGAAGATGGCTCTTGGTCTCCACCATCTGCTGTTTCTACATTTGGTATAGGTTGGGGAGCACAG GCTGGAGGGGAGTTGACGGACTTTATCATTATTTTGAGAACAACTGAGGCTGTAAAAACATTCAGTGGTAATGTGCATCTATCTGTAGGAGCTGGCTTGAGTGCTGCAGTTGGCGTTGTTGGAAGGGCAGTTGAAGCTGATGTTCGAGCCGGTGATGGTGGTTACGCTGCTTGTTATACATACAGCTGTAGTAAAG GTGCATTTGTTGGATGTTCACTTGAAGGTAGTATTGTAACCACCCGCACAAAGGTGAATTCTCGATTTTATGGCAGCCAGTCAATAACTGCATCAGATGTACTTCTTGGCTCGTTGCCCAAACCACCTGCCGCTGCTACCCTCTATCGTGCCCTCGCAGATTTGTATCAGAAGATTGAGGGGTGA
- the LOC18780576 gene encoding BES1/BZR1 homolog protein 4 isoform X2, which translates to MMTSGTRMPTWKERENNKKRERRRRAIAAKIYSGLRMYGNYKLPKHCDNNEVLKALCNEAGWTVEEDGTTYRKGCKPVDRMDIMGGSTSASPCSSYQPSPCQSYNPSPASSSFPSPARYPANANGNADANSLIPWLKTLSSGSSSATSKLPQLFIQGGSISAPVTPPLSSPTSRTPRTKSDWDEAVAGSNWAGQNYPFLPSSTPPSPGRQVLPDSGWLAGLQIPQSGPSSPTFSLVSRNPFNLKEALSGGGSRMWTPGQSGTCSPVVAASVDHSGDVPMSDGMAAEFAFGSNTSGLVKPWEGERIEECVSDDLELTLGSARTR; encoded by the exons ATGATGACGTCGGGAACGAGAATGCCGACgtggaaggagagagaaaacaacaagaagagagagaggaggcgCAGAGCCATCGCCGCGAAGATCTACTCGGGCCTGAGGATGTACGGAAACTACAAGCTACCGAAGCACTGCGACAACAACGAAGTCCTCAAAGCTCTCTGCAACGAAGCTGGTTGGACCGTCGAAGAAGACGGCACCACTTACCGAAAG GGATGCAAACCTGTGGATCGCATGGACATAATGGGAGGATCTACATCAGCAAGTCCATGTTCTTCATACCAGCCAAGTCCATGTCAATCCTACAATCCAAGTCCTGCCTCTTCTTCATTTCCAAGTCCAGCTCGCTACCCTGCAAATGCAAACGGCAACGCTGATGCCAATTCTCTCATCCCATGGCTTAAAACCCTCTCATCAGGTTCATCATCTGCTACATCCAAGCTTCCCCAACTCTTCATTCAAGGGGGTTCCATAAGTGCTCCAGTCACTCCACCACTGAGCTCCCCAACTTCCCGAACTCCTCGAACCAAAAGTGACTGGGATGAAGCAGTGGCTGGCTCAAACTGGGCAGGGCAGAATTATCCTTTCCTGCCTTCATCCACCCCACCAAGCCCCGGTCGCCAGGTTCTGCCTGATTCAGGATGGCTTGCTGGACTGCAAATTCCCCAGAGTGGCCCATCATCCCCCACATTCAGCCTTGTCTCGAGAAACCCTTTCAACTTGAAGGAGGCTTTGTCGGGTGGAGGGTCTCGGATGTGGACTCCGGGGCAAAGTGGAACATGTTCGCCAGTAGTTGCTGCAAGTGTTGATCACAGTGGAGATGTTCCAATGTCAGATGGAATGGCAGCGGAGTTTGCATTTGGCAGTAACACATCAGGATTAGTGAAACCATGGGAAGGTGAAAGGATTGAGGAATGTGTATCAGATGATCTCGAACTAACTCTTGGAAGCGCTAGAACAAG ATGA
- the LOC18780576 gene encoding BES1/BZR1 homolog protein 4 isoform X1, producing the protein MMTSGTRMPTWKERENNKKRERRRRAIAAKIYSGLRMYGNYKLPKHCDNNEVLKALCNEAGWTVEEDGTTYRKGCKPVDRMDIMGGSTSASPCSSYQPSPCQSYNPSPASSSFPSPARYPANANGNADANSLIPWLKTLSSGSSSATSKLPQLFIQGGSISAPVTPPLSSPTSRTPRTKSDWDEAVAGSNWAGQNYPFLPSSTPPSPGRQVLPDSGWLAGLQIPQSGPSSPTFSLVSRNPFNLKEALSGGGSRMWTPGQSGTCSPVVAASVDHSGDVPMSDGMAAEFAFGSNTSGLVKPWEGERIEECVSDDLELTLGSARTR; encoded by the exons ATGATGACGTCGGGAACGAGAATGCCGACgtggaaggagagagaaaacaacaagaagagagagaggaggcgCAGAGCCATCGCCGCGAAGATCTACTCGGGCCTGAGGATGTACGGAAACTACAAGCTACCGAAGCACTGCGACAACAACGAAGTCCTCAAAGCTCTCTGCAACGAAGCTGGTTGGACCGTCGAAGAAGACGGCACCACTTACCGAAAG GGATGCAAACCTGTGGATCGCATGGACATAATGGGAGGATCTACATCAGCAAGTCCATGTTCTTCATACCAGCCAAGTCCATGTCAATCCTACAATCCAAGTCCTGCCTCTTCTTCATTTCCAAGTCCAGCTCGCTACCCTGCAAATGCAAACGGCAACGCTGATGCCAATTCTCTCATCCCATGGCTTAAAACCCTCTCATCAGGTTCATCATCTGCTACATCCAAGCTTCCCCAACTCTTCATTCAAGGGGGTTCCATAAGTGCTCCAGTCACTCCACCACTGAGCTCCCCAACTTCCCGAACTCCTCGAACCAAAAGTGACTGGGATGAAGCAGTGGCTGGCTCAAACTGGGCAGGGCAGAATTATCCTTTCCTGCCTTCATCCACCCCACCAAGCCCCGGTCGCCAGGTTCTGCCTGATTCAGGATGGCTTGCTGGACTGCAAATTCCCCAGAGTGGCCCATCATCCCCCACATTCAGCCTTGTCTCGAGAAACCCTTTCAACTTGAAGGAGGCTTTGTCGGGTGGAGGGTCTCGGATGTGGACTCCGGGGCAAAGTGGAACATGTTCGCCAGTAGTTGCTGCAAGTGTTGATCACAGTGGAGATGTTCCAATGTCAGATGGAATGGCAGCGGAGTTTGCATTTGGCAGTAACACATCAGGATTAGTGAAACCATGGGAAGGTGAAAGGATTGAGGAATGTGTATCAGATGATCTCGAACTAACTCTTGGAAGCGCTAGAACAAGGTAA
- the LOC18780372 gene encoding uncharacterized protein LOC18780372 gives MAKQSKISCCFLVFVLVNLIFWNVVLSVRAENEFISAVGDSGMRRDNLRVAIESWNQCNEVGEEALQIGSPRAADCFDIYKATPQPQGEVCFCNQQLPYVLVHRVTEQDNKLRMGEPFFGLQAESQFNVDLYAAEKELYLGFKCQVEDTPNPWQFWMIMLKSGNMDTYAAKCPKNGHRVGPFPDQNTFPCFGKGCMNQPSIYHDYTKLQLPDMTLKGRFFGSWDLDADLSRGMVGNISYHSVTWEKKLGEGSWVFHHVLRTSAKYPWLMLYLRSDATHGFSGGYHYPTRGMSKIIPESPNFKVRFTLNVIKGGGPSSQFYLMDMGSCWKNNGKPCDGNVTSDVTRYSEMIINPNTTSWCHANNLNVCPPYHTFPNGTRVHRNDTARFPYAAYHLYCSPGNGEHLEAPFNLCDPYSNPQPQEILQILPHPVWGEYGYPTKQGEGWIGDPRTWELDVGRLSQSLYFYQDPGTPPARRQWMSIDLGVEIFKDPDQVAEWTLSDFDILVPKQ, from the exons ATGGCTAAACAGAGCAAAATCTcatgttgttttcttgtttttgttctggTGAATCTCATTTTCTGGAATGTGGTTTTGTCTGTGAGGGCTGAGAATGAATTTATATCAGCCGTCGGTGATTCGGGGATGAGAAGGGACAATCTACGGGTGGCGATAGAGTCATGGAATCAGTGCAATGAGGTTGGAGAAGAAGCTCTTCAGATTGGCAGCCCAAGGGCTGCTGATTGCTTTGACATATACAAAGCTACTCCGCAGCCACAAG GAGAAGTTTGCTTCTGCAATCAGCAGCTGCCCTATGTATTAGTCCACAGAGTCACAGAGCAAGACAACAAGTTAAGGATGGGAGAACCTTTCTTTGGCCTGCAGGCAGAGTCTCAGTTTAACGTAGACCTTTATGCGGCAGAGAAGGAACTGTACCTGGGATTTAAATGCCAAGTTGAAGACACCCCAAATCCGTGGCAATTCTGGATGATCATGCTCAAGAGTGGCAACATGGACACTTATGCTGCCAAATGCCCCAAAAATGGTCACCGAGTCGGACCCTTTCCTGATCAAAATACCTTTCCTTGTTTTGGAAAAGGGTGCATGAACCAGCCATCTATTTACCATGACTATACCAAGTTGCAATTGCCTGATATGACTCTAAAGGGACGGTTTTTCGGGTCATGGGATTTGGATGCAGATTTGAGCAGAGGAATGGTTGGGAATATTTCTTACCATTCTGTTACTTGGGAAAAGAAACTTGGAGAGGGAAGCTGGGTTTTCCACCATGTCTTGAGGACTTCAGCAAAGTATCCTTGGCTGATGCTTTACTTGAGATCAGACGCCACACATGGGTTTTCTGGTGGCTACCATTACCCTACAAGAGGGATGTCCAAAATT ATTCCAGAATCACCCAATTTTAAAGTGAGGTTCACCTTGAATGTGATCAAAGGTGGGGGTCCTAGCAGCCAGTTCTACCTCATGGACATGGGGAGCTGTTGGAAGAACAATGGGAAGCCTTGTGATGGCAATGTGACTTCAGATGTTACCAGATACAGTGAAATGATCATAAATCCAAACACAACCTCATGGTGCCATGCAAACAACCTCAATGTGTGCCCACCTTACCACACATTCCCAAACGGCACACGGGTTCATCGAAATGACACTGCCCGCTTCCCTTACGCCGCCTATCACTTGTACTGCTCGCCGGGGAACGGGGAGCATCTAGAGGCTCCTTTTAACTTGTGTGATCCATATAGCAACCCTCAGCCTCAGGAGATTTTGCAAATCTTGCCACACCCGGTTTGGGGTGAGTACGGATACCCTACAAAGCAAGGGGAGGGTTGGATTGGGGATCCAAGAACATGGGAGCTGGATGTTGGGAGGTTGTCACAATCACTTTATTTTTACCAG GATCCAGGAACCCCACCAGCTAGAAGGCAATGGATGTCTATAGATTTAGGGgttgaaattttcaaagaCCCTGATCAAGTTGCTGAATGGACTCTTAGTGATTTTGACATCCTTGTGCCTAAGCAATGA
- the LOC18780562 gene encoding carboxy-terminal domain RNA polymerase II polypeptide A small phosphatase 1: MVSRILKKTPSTNKPMPIKLYRGIRRLHRRNCSLKKSAIAPSTVVLTRVGTNKAFKVLHKPKSPETRPETQARLPLPPLASPEKRTVCLDLDETLVHSVTGPPPKNFDFVVRPKVRGKVTTFYVVKRPGVDAFLERLAAQYEVVVFTAGLRDYATLVLDLLDRKRLVSHRLYRDSCKEMSGKFVKDLSRLGRDLRRVVIVDDNPNAYFLQPENAIPVHRFFYDPADRELARLLEFFEDEELRCCEDIRIAVKKFVGDDGLMSSDDDGDDDDELEEMSDAKSKPTVSTPCSVISVHRVRPFGPPVLEWGTNMVIVCSFFLLIINVIVCFRTGFHPFFLH; the protein is encoded by the coding sequence ATGGTGTCCAGGATTCTCAAGAAAACCCCCAGCACCAACAAGCCCATGCCCATCAAGCTCTACCGCGGCATACGGCGCCTCCACCGCCGCAACTGCTCCTTGAAAAAGTCGGCGATTGCCCCATCCACCGTCGTGCTGACCCGCGTCGGCACCAACAAAGCATTCAAGGTCCTCCACAAACCCAAGTCCCCGGAGACCCGACCCGAAACCCAGGCCCGCCTCCCACTCCCGCCTCTAGCCTCGCCGGAGAAACGGACAGTGTGCCTGGACCTCGACGAGACCTTGGTCCACTCCGTGACGGGTCCGCCGCCCAAGAACTTCGATTTCGTTGTCCGGCCGAAGGTCCGCGGCAAGGTGACGACTTTCTACGTGGTGAAACGACCCGGCGTGGACGCGTTTTTGGAGAGGCTGGCGGCGCAGTACGAGGTGGTGGTGTTCACGGCGGGGCTGAGAGATTACGCGACGCTGGTACTGGACCTGCTGGACCGGAAGCGCCTGGTCTCGCACCGGCTCTACAGGGACTCGTGTAAGGAGATGAGCGGGAAGTTCGTGAAGGACTTGTCCAGGTTGGGGCGGGACTTGAGGCGGGTGGTGATTGTGGACGACAATCCCAATGCTTATTTCCTCCAGCCAGAGAACGCGATCCCCGTCCACCGGTTTTTTTACGACCCAGCGGACCGGGAGCTAGCGAGGTTGCTGGAGTTCTTTGAGGACGAAGAGTTACGTTGTTGTGAGGACATTAGGATTGCTGTGAAGAAGTTTGTTGGTGACGATGGATTGATGTCGTCTGATGACGACGGCGATGACGACGACGAATTGGAGGAGATGAGTGATGCTAAGTCTAAACCTACCGTTTCGACGCCGTGCTCTGTCATCAGTGTCCATAGAGTTCGCCCATTTGGGCCGCCAGTTTTGGAGTGGGGGACAAATATGGTGATCGTGTGCAGTTTCTTTCTGCTAATTATTAATGTAATCGTGTGCTTTCGCACAGGAtttcatcctttttttttacattga
- the LOC18778415 gene encoding transcription repressor OFP5: protein MKWGSKKKRPPPISSSSSSSSQPFLISHVFPTSWLSKFKQKGGNSEPKPSKVNRKGKQNSPSLGSPRFAAAKGGGRFYGVVDDDDDAFWRLSFGEDSAEVKKNRGVLRSVWFDSDDEFEVQPSSRGSCQTSDRIVKGRDLSQKLKGMQKSGNAKEWKLRKENRELEGKKLLKLERDADKAEETSTETVESDEVEMLAARKFWATETDARKHQYVSSLNSRNSSLKTIQEEALNLETEEPSEEKQPSDWQKLKERKIQEVKSKSEKHRKSLYISRELQRRRTKRSSKVRVCSPRTASRVEICKIKALENMTKAKMKMKRVAKEGAVQQVRTGLNSFAVVKCSFDPQQDFRDSMVEMIVEKKITQPEDLEELLACYLTLNSDEYHDLIVKVFRQVWFDLNQASFSTELQNEQCSSD from the coding sequence ATGAAGTGGGgtagcaaaaagaaaaggcctcCACCTATTtcctcttcatcatcttcttcttctcagcCTTTCTTGATTTCTCATGTCTTTCCCACTTCATGGCTTTCAAAGTTCAAGCAGAAGGGGGGCAATTCAGAACCAAAACCCAGTAAAGTAAATAGAAAAGGGAAGCAGAATTCTCCATCTTTGGGTTCACCAAGGTTTGCTGCTGCTAAGGGTGGTGGAAGATTCTATGGTgtagttgatgatgatgatgatgcattTTGGAGACTATCTTTTGGTGAAGATAGTGCTGAAGTGAAGAAAAACAGAGGGGTTTTGAGatcggtttggtttgattcAGATGATGAGTTTGAAGTTCAGCCCTCCAGTCGTGGAAGCTGTCAAACAAGTGATAGAATAGTGAAGGGAAGAGATTTGTCTCAGAAGTTGAAGGGCATGCAGAAAAGTGGGAATGCTAAAGAGTGGAAATTGAGGAAGGAAAACAGAGAACTTGAAGGAAAGAAGTTGTTGAAATTAGAAAGAGATGCTGATAAAGCAGAAGAGACATCAACAGAAACAGTAGAAAGTGATGAGGTGGAAATGTTAGCGGCAAGAAAATTTTGGGCAACTGAGACTGATGCAAGAAAACATCAGTATGTATCTTCACTGAATTCAAGAAATTCAAGTCTAAAAACGATTCAAGAAGAAGCTTTGAACTTGGAGACTGAAGAGCCTTCTGAAGAAAAACAGCCTTCAGATTggcaaaaattgaaagaacgGAAAATACAAGAGGTGAAGTCAAAGAGTGAGAAACATAGGAAATCTCTCTACATAAGCAGGGAATTACAGAGGAGAAGAACAAAACGTAGTAGCAAAGTCAGAGTTTGTTCTCCAAGAACAGCTTCAAGGGTTGAAATCTGTAAAATTAAAGCTCTTGAAAACATGACGAAAGCgaaaatgaagatgaaaaGGGTGGCTAAGGAGGGAGCAGTGCAGCAGGTAAGAACAGGCTTGAATAGCTTTGCAGTGGTAAAGTGCTCATTTGACCCACAACAGGACTTCAGAGATTCCATGGTTGAGATGATTGTGGAGAAAAAGATAACCCAGCCAGAGGATCTGGAAGAGCTCTTAGCTTGTTATCTGACCCTGAATTCTGATGAATACCATGATCTCATTGTCAAGGTATTCCGGCAGGTATGGTTCGACTTGAATCAGGCCAGTTTCAGTACTGAATTACAGAACGAACAATGTAGCAGTGACTGA
- the LOC18780613 gene encoding heat stress transcription factor A-4c, with the protein MDEVQGGASSLPPFLSKTYDMVDDASTDSIVSWSASNKSFIVWNPPEFARDLLPKFFKHNNFSSFIRQLNTYGFRKIDPEQWEFANDDFIRGQPHLMKNIHRRKPVHSHSLQNLQVQGNGTSLSESERQSMKDEIERLKHEKERLGVELQRHEQERQGLELQIQFLKERLQHMERQQQTMAGFVARVLQKPGIASNPVPQLEIHGRKRRLPRIGWSYDEASNGNNQVASSQAGIRENADMEKLEQLESFLTFWEDTIFDVGETHIQVVSNVELDESTSCVESAVISSIQLNVDAQPKSPGIDMNSEPDVVVAPEPAAAVPPEPTSSKEQTSGITASAPTGVNDVFWEHFLTENPGSVEAQEVQLEKRDSDGRKNESKPADHGKLWWNMRNVNNLTEQMGHLTPVEKT; encoded by the exons ATGGATGAAGTTCAAGGTGGCGCCAGCTCGTTGCCGCCTTTCCTTTCCAAGACCTATGATATGGTGGATGATGCTTCAACCGATTCAATTGTGTCTTGGAGTGCCAGTAATAAGAGCTTTATTGTTTGGAACCCGCCGGAGTTTGCCAGAGATTTGCTGCCAAAGTTCTTCAAGCACAACAACTTCTCTAGCTTCATCAGGCAGCTCAATACATAC GGTTTCAGAAAAATTGATCCGGAACAATGGGAATTTGCCAATGACGATTTTATCAGAGGTCAGCCACACCTTATGAAGAATATCCATAGACGAAAGCCGGTTCATAGTCACTCTTTGCAGAATCTCCAAGTCCAGGGGAATGGGACTTCCTTATCCGAATCTGAAAGGCAGAGTATGAAGGATGAAATCGAGAGGcttaaacatgagaaagaacGCCTTGGTGTGGAGTTACAGCGGCATGAGCAGGAGCGGCAGGGATTGGAGTTGCAAATCCAGTTCTTGAAGGAACGTTTGCAACACATGGAAAGGCAGCAGCAAACCATGGCCGGTTTCGTGGCCCGGGTTTTGCAGAAACCGGGGATTGCCTCCAATCCTGTTCCGCAATTGGAAATCCATGGGCGAAAGAGAAGGTTGCCAAGAATCGGTTGGTCTTATGATGAAGCGAGCAATGGAAATAATCAGGTGGCAAGTTCACAAGCTGGTATTAGAGAAAATGCGGATATGGAAAAGTTGGAGCAGTTGGAGTCATTCCTAACATTTTGGGAAGATACCATTTTTGATGTTGGAGAGACTCATATTCAGGTTGTTTCAAACGTGGAGTTGGATGAGTCTACAAGTTGTGTCGAAAGCGCAGTTATATCTTCAATACAACTTAATGTTGACGCTCAGCCTAAATCCCCGGGAATTGACATGAATTCTGAACCTGATGTAGTTGTTGCTCCTGAGCCTGCTGCAGCTGTACCTCCTGAGCCTACTTCCTCAAAAGAACAAACATCTGGAATCACTGCTTCCGCGCCAACTGGCGTGAATGACGTATTCTGGGAACACTTCTTGACTGAGAATCCTGGTTCAGTGGAAGCTCAGGAAGTTCAGTTGGAAAAAAGGGATTCTGATGGTAGAAAGAACGAAAGCAAACCTGCTGATCATGGCAAGTTGTGGTGGAATATGAGGAATGTAAATAACCTTACAGAACAAATGGGGCATCTTACTCCAGTAGAGAAAACGTGA